The genomic region ATATTCATTTAATTATTAATAATTAAATTGTAGGTCTCGGGTATCCCGACAATGAATTTCATAAACCGACATTTCCCCCATGAGGAAGATAGGGACCGTATCGGTCCCAGGCCGTCGGTATCCCGCCAGCACAAATGGCCCCTTCGTTACGAGTCGATCGAATACGTGGCGCTCTGTGCGGATATTGCGACCATTCTTTTTGCGAGCGTCGTTTCGATGTGGGTGAGCCGAGCTCAGAGTGGATGGGCTGCAGGCGACTTAAGCAACGCACTTGGCCTGGCCCTAGTCAGCGCAACATGTCTCGTTTGCCTCTTGAAGACGCACGGTCTTTATCGGCCGGCCGAGCTCCTCGTCCTGCGAAGTCAGATGCGCGCCGTCTGGATTGCATGGGCGTCATTGTTGTTCTTGATATGGGCCGGGTACGGTTTTGCAATTGGTTCGGGCTCTTCTCACCAAGCGGGCACACTTTTCGCTGTCCTGGGCCTGGGCTTGCTTATGGCCGAGCGGTGGGGAGTGAGAGCGCTTCTCGGGAAGGGCCTGAGCGGCAGAAAATTCGCCAGCACAAACATTGTTCTGGTCAGCGACCAGCCGCCATCGAAAAACGCCGGACTGCCTGAAACGCTGGCGATGCATGGTTATTGTGTCCGAGGCCGGTTCAGCTTGCCCCCAATCGGCTTCGGTCCTGCCTGTCGAAGGCGGCTCACGGCTCGCGTGATTGACTACATTCGCAGCTCCGAGCTCGACCAGGTGGTTGTGGAAGCGCACCCGGAACGATGGCCCGAACTCCGGGCCTTCGTTGCCGATTTGCGGGTCTTGCCGCTACCGGTTGTGTTCGTGCCGGTCGGTACGACATCCGAATTGCTTCGACACCCCACACGAAGCCTTGGAAGTACGGTCTGTGTTGAACTCCAGGGTGGGCCGCTTACGCAGCTGGACTGTGCGACCAAACGAATCATTGATCTTTTCGGCGCCGCGCTCGCCTTGACGATACTTGCCCCGCTGCTTGTGCTGGCCGCACTTGCAATCAAGCTGGACTCGCCCGGCCCCATATTCTTTCGACAGCAACGCTGTGGTTTTAATGGCCGGATCTTCCTGATCCGCAAATTCCGGACGATGCATGTGCTCGAGGACGGGCCGGCGATCCTTCAGGCCCATCGCCTCGACCGACGGGTGACGCGCGTCGGCAAATGGCTGCGACGGACAAGCTTCGATGAACTGCCACAGCTGTTAAACGTTCTCGACGGCAGCATGTCGCTGGTCGGTCCCCGTCCTCATGCCTTGGCTCATGACGGAGAATTTGACAAGCTCGTGCGGAACTACGCCCTACGCCGCAGGGTCAGGCCAGGACTGACCGGATGGGCCCAAGTCCATGGCTGCCGCGGTCCAACCCCCACAGCCATCACGGTCGAAACACGCGTACAATACGATCTCTGGTACATCGACAACTGGAGCCTTCGGCTTGATCTCGTGATCCTGCTGCGAACTCCCCTCGAAGTGCTGCGGGGACGCAACGCCTATTAGGCCCACAGGATCACGGGCACTGCGGCGGCCATTTAACCCCACCCCTCCGTCGAACAGTGCAGATCAGGTTACGCGCGCTGACGAAGCTTCGGACTTGCATCCCCTATGCGAAAGTCCTCAATTCTTCGGCCAGACTTCATGGCAGCAACCAACCACCGCGGCCGCTTGCCGCGCCCCGACCAGGTCTCGGAGGTCTGGGGATTCCGGTATTTCGGCAGCACACGCGGATATTTGCGTCTC from Bradyrhizobium lupini harbors:
- a CDS encoding exopolysaccharide biosynthesis polyprenyl glycosylphosphotransferase, producing MWVSRAQSGWAAGDLSNALGLALVSATCLVCLLKTHGLYRPAELLVLRSQMRAVWIAWASLLFLIWAGYGFAIGSGSSHQAGTLFAVLGLGLLMAERWGVRALLGKGLSGRKFASTNIVLVSDQPPSKNAGLPETLAMHGYCVRGRFSLPPIGFGPACRRRLTARVIDYIRSSELDQVVVEAHPERWPELRAFVADLRVLPLPVVFVPVGTTSELLRHPTRSLGSTVCVELQGGPLTQLDCATKRIIDLFGAALALTILAPLLVLAALAIKLDSPGPIFFRQQRCGFNGRIFLIRKFRTMHVLEDGPAILQAHRLDRRVTRVGKWLRRTSFDELPQLLNVLDGSMSLVGPRPHALAHDGEFDKLVRNYALRRRVRPGLTGWAQVHGCRGPTPTAITVETRVQYDLWYIDNWSLRLDLVILLRTPLEVLRGRNAY